The proteins below are encoded in one region of Lactuca sativa cultivar Salinas chromosome 3, Lsat_Salinas_v11, whole genome shotgun sequence:
- the LOC111902389 gene encoding S-protein homolog 5-like, giving the protein MHNVFIFVILASSFALIAHSCFTTKWDVSVRSNVHGNIVAHIKSGDTDFGNHTIPFNGNYTWSFGARIDGLTLDYGYFWWGSRFQSLALYDNHIRDICYRGESGTAHCYWLVTPNGFYVSGDPYQGGADPHAVFIKQWS; this is encoded by the coding sequence ATGCATAACGTATTCATCTTTGTAATACTGGCATCCTCATTCGCTTTGATAGCTCATTCATGTTTTACTACAAAGTGGGATGTTTCTGTTCGGAGTAATGTCCATGGTAATATTGTTGCGCATATCAAATCAGGAGATACTGATTTTGGGAATCATACCATTCCATTCAATGGAAATTACACCTGGTCTTTTGGTGCCAGGATAGATGGTCTCACTCTTGATTATGGCTACTTTTGGTGGGGTTCAAGATTTCAAAGCTTAGCTTTGTATGACAACCACATTCGTGACATATGTTATCGAGGAGAATCGGGTACTGCACATTGTTATTGGTTAGTAACGCCTAATGGGTTCTATGTATCTGGGGATCCATATCAAGGTGGGGCTGATCCACATGCAGTGTTTATAAAACAATGGTCATAA